Proteins encoded within one genomic window of Mesorhizobium sp. AR10:
- the phnC gene encoding phosphonate ABC transporter ATP-binding protein → MSATSATLEIRGVSRRFGKNTAVSAVDLSIPQGQMVGIIGRSGAGKSTLLRMINRLIDPSQGSIFFDGAEVSSLRGSPLRRWQRDCAMIFQQFNLVPRLDVLTNVLLGRLNHRSTMSNLLGIFSREERAEAIAALERLDIARTALQPAGTLSGGQQQRVAIARALMQQPKVILADEPIASLDPLNAKVVMDSLQDINLREGITVVTNLHTLDTARTYCNRIIGMAAGKVVFDGPPEDLNREAVRMVYGADSNGDEISEAITSTSVIIKQKIAASAGPLEPAFPGY, encoded by the coding sequence ATGTCAGCGACGTCAGCCACGCTCGAAATCCGCGGCGTCTCCCGCCGATTTGGCAAGAACACCGCCGTCAGCGCCGTCGACCTGTCGATCCCGCAAGGTCAGATGGTCGGCATCATCGGTCGCTCGGGCGCCGGCAAATCGACCCTTCTTCGCATGATCAACCGTCTCATCGATCCCAGTCAGGGGTCGATTTTTTTTGACGGCGCCGAAGTCTCAAGCCTGCGCGGATCGCCGCTGCGTCGCTGGCAGCGCGACTGCGCCATGATCTTCCAGCAGTTCAACCTGGTGCCGCGCCTTGACGTGCTGACCAATGTGCTGCTCGGCCGGCTGAACCACCGCTCCACCATGTCGAACCTGCTCGGCATCTTCTCCCGCGAGGAAAGAGCCGAGGCGATAGCAGCGCTGGAGCGTCTCGACATCGCCCGCACCGCGCTGCAGCCCGCCGGTACCTTGTCCGGCGGCCAGCAGCAGCGCGTCGCCATCGCCCGCGCCTTGATGCAGCAGCCGAAGGTGATCCTCGCCGACGAGCCTATTGCCTCGCTCGACCCTCTCAATGCCAAGGTGGTGATGGATTCGCTGCAGGATATCAATTTGCGCGAAGGCATCACCGTCGTCACCAATCTGCACACGCTGGATACCGCGCGCACCTATTGCAACCGCATCATCGGCATGGCCGCCGGCAAGGTCGTGTTCGACGGCCCGCCCGAAGACCTCAACCGCGAGGCCGTGCGCATGGTCTACGGCGCCGACAGCAACGGCGACGAAATCTCCGAGGCCATCACCTCGACCAGCGTCATCATCAAGCAAAAAATCGCCGCATCCGCCGGTCCGCTTGAACCCGCATTCCCGGGGTACTGA
- a CDS encoding DapH/DapD/GlmU-related protein, with the protein MTRKLSEAPLVHATAQVENSTLGRWTEIADRSRVSESILGDYSYMMQDCAVWCATIGRFSNIAASVRINATNHPTWRPTLHHFTYRASDYWDDAEHETEFFAQRRAKRVTIGHDTWLGHGSTILPGVTVGDGAAVGAGAVVSKDVAPYTIVGGVPAKPIRERFDRRTAERYQALAWWDWDHARLRAALDDFRALSAEAFLEKHGG; encoded by the coding sequence ATGACCAGGAAATTGTCGGAGGCGCCGCTGGTCCACGCGACGGCGCAAGTCGAGAACTCGACGCTTGGCCGCTGGACCGAGATCGCCGACCGTAGCCGGGTTTCGGAGAGCATCCTCGGCGACTATTCCTACATGATGCAGGACTGTGCCGTCTGGTGCGCGACGATCGGCAGGTTTTCAAACATCGCCGCCAGTGTGCGCATCAACGCCACCAACCACCCGACCTGGCGGCCGACACTGCACCACTTCACCTATCGCGCATCAGACTATTGGGACGACGCCGAGCACGAAACAGAATTCTTCGCCCAGCGCCGCGCCAAACGCGTCACCATCGGCCACGACACCTGGCTCGGCCACGGCTCCACCATCCTGCCCGGCGTCACCGTCGGCGATGGCGCCGCAGTCGGCGCCGGCGCGGTGGTATCGAAGGATGTCGCGCCTTACACCATCGTCGGCGGCGTGCCGGCAAAGCCGATCCGCGAACGCTTCGACCGCCGCACCGCCGAACGCTACCAGGCGCTCGCCTGGTGGGACTGGGACCATGCCCGACTGCGCGCAGCGTTGGACGATTTCCGCGCGCTTTCGGCTGAGGCGTTCTTGGAAAAGCACGGCGGGTAG